In Vicia villosa cultivar HV-30 ecotype Madison, WI unplaced genomic scaffold, Vvil1.0 ctg.000077F_1_1, whole genome shotgun sequence, a single window of DNA contains:
- the LOC131623647 gene encoding uncharacterized protein LOC131623647: MVGGGENENEKKMKILCLHGFRTSGSFIKKQISKWDPSIFSQFHMEFPDGKFPAGGKSDIESIFPPPYFEWFQFDKDFTEYTNLEECITYLTEYIIANGPFDGFLGFSQGATLSALLIGYQAQGKLLKEHPPIKFFVSISGSMFRDPSICDVAYKDLIKAKSVHFIGEKDWLKIPSEELASAFEKPVIIRHPQGHTVPRLDEVSTVLLKNWVAEIVREEKVGVSVCEDERKEDVDGTDGVEINNGNADTIEAV; this comes from the exons ATGGTAGGAGGAggagaaaatgaaaatgaaaagaagatgaaaatactATGCCTCCATGGATTCAGAACCAGTGGCAGCTTTATCAAAAAACAAATCAGCAAATGGGATCCTTCCATTTTCTCTCAATTTCATATG GAATTCCCAGATGGAAAATTTCCTGCTGGAGGGAAATCTGACATAGAAAGCATTTTTCCTCCACCTTACTTCGAGTGGTTTCAATTCGATAAG GATTTTACTGAGTATACTAATTTGGAagaatgtatcacatatttgactGAATACATCATAGCCAATGGTCCCTTTGATGGTTTCCTTGGGTTCTCACAGGGAGCAACACTTTCAGCACTTTTAATAGGTTATCAAGCACAGGGAAAATTGTTAAAGGAGCATCCACCTATAAAGTTTTTTGTATCGATATCAGGATCTATGTTTAGAGATCCTAGCATATGTGATGTTGCGTATAAGGATTTAATCAAAGCTAAATCGGTTCATTTTATTGGTGAGAAAGATTGGTTGAAAATTCCTTCTGAGGAACTTGCTTCTGCTTTTGAGAAACCTGTTATAATAAGGCATCCTCAAGGTCACACTGTCCCAAGATTAG ATGAAGTTTCTACCGTTTTGTTGAAAAATTGGGTTGCGGAAATCGTAAGGGAAGAAAAAGTTGGTGTCTCAGTTTGTGAGGATGAAAGGAAGGAAGATGTTGATGGTACCGACGGGGTGGAAATAAACAATGGAAATGCGGATACTATAGAGGCGGTCTAA